From the genome of Halobacteriovorax marinus SJ:
TATCGCTTCACTATACTTTCTAGACTTAAGAATCTTTAGTATTCGAAGAGACTTATCTAGATTGTAAAAATCATTTATTGCATAAATAAATGAGGAGATATTCATAAAAGCTGAATTTGATCTAATATCAATTAATGATAGTTCTTTATCTGGAGAGACAGACTTTGCTTGGTGAATTGCTCCAAAGACAGGTATTAAGTATCTTTGTGCAGTTCTGTTTAATATTTGAATTAGATTCGCTTGTACTTCTGGAGCGGAATCACCGTAAGAAGAGGTCGAAAAGTTATCAATATATAAAATATCTATTTTCTGTTCATTTATAACTTTAAAAAGATCTTTAACCCAAATTCTAGGACAATAGGAAGCCTCATCAGATATATCATTTCGATCAATCAAAAGAATTCTTTCTAAAAGCTCTTGTTTATCCTTCTCAGACCTTGCTTTAATATCTAGAACAGGCTCTATGGCTTCTTTAATGTCTGACTTGTTACCTTCTGAGAGAAAAAGTAATACTCTATACCCATTTAAAGAATTTTCGGCCATAAGGCTATGAATTAGAGTTGATTTTCCTTTATTGGTTCTTCCTAGAAGAAGATGTATATGGCCAGCTTGTAAACCGTTGTGAGCCTTTAGGAATTTATACTTCGTTTTAAATTCTTTATTATTTTCTGATATTTTAATTGTATTAAGGGAGTATTTATTTGGAGCTTCTTTATGTTGTTTTACTTCTTCTGGAATTTCTAACATGAATCTAATATCTTTTACTTCTTTGAACTTCCTGTTCTTCATGGTTAATCCTTATTTTTTAATGCTATTTCTTTTCTTATATTATTATTGCCTCAGTTAATGAGCCTATATAGGCTCATTATTTAAGAAGAGTTATCTCCGCATTTTTTTGGTACGAGGAGCTTATATTGACTATTTCCTGTGTATATTGAGCCTTTTTTTACTGTTAAGAAGTCATTTTCTACCAATTCTGTAATGAGCTTTCTTAAAGTATTATCACTGCCTATTTTAAGATCTTTCATAATACCTTTCTGGCTAGGAAAGAGTCTTTGGCCATTTCCACAATATGACTTATATTTGAGGTAAGCGTATATTCCTATTGCTTTTAGACTAAGAGTCTTTGATTGGAAAATCTCGTTAGGTATCTGTGTAAAGTTCTTTTTTAGAGCCATAACTGCTCCTTAGGTTCTTCATCATGTGTTAATGATTCTATCCAGTTCAATAGGTGTTCTTCGTGAAACCTTACTAAGCGTCCTATTTTAATATAGGGAATTTCTTTTCTAAAAACAGCTGTTCTTAGTCTGGATACTTTGAGTGAGAGAAGCTGTGCAGCTTCTTCAATTGTTAATAATCTTTTGTTTGGGTTGTCCATCTTGGAGCCTCCGTAAAATAAGTCAGCATCATTGCTGAGTTACTTACAAAGGTAGAGTATGTTTTGAATGGGGAGAATCCAGCAGAATTTAAAATTTAAAATAATTTATTCTGCAGTAGCTTAAAGTGAGTAATTTTCAGTGGTTATCTTGTTGTAAGTTTTTATGTATCTGTTGATTCTATCTCTATTCTCTTTTACATATTCTGATGAAAAATTGAATTTTTTGCTAAATAATTCTGGAAAGTTCTTATGGCATAAGTTGAGAAAATCAAAGTATAAGTGCCAATAGTTGGTAAGTTGGTTTTGAAAAATACCTTTGAAGGCTGTATAAAACATATATTCTGGAAAATTCTTATTCTGTGTAAATAGTGGGAGAAAACTCTCAGCCTTAGAGGTGTATGTTTTCATTTTATCATAATCAAATTGTGTCGGTATCTCTTTGATTATGTTCTCTTTTACTTCTTCACTAATTCCAAGTGATGACAGTTTTTTATCCGCTATTTCATGCTGTACTTCTTCTGCCGTAGGAAAATTTTCAATATTTTTTCTGACTTTTAAGTTGGATAGGGAATTGAAGAGAAAAGTTATTCCAAGTATTGAATGGATATTAAGCAGAATAATATTTTTTAATTCATTATGTTGTTCTAGTAGTGTGCTAACTTGATGCTCTAGCTCTGAAAGACTTTCTTTATTAAATGTAGGAAGCTCCGAGCATATGGATCTAAGCTCTTCTTCAATATCGTGATCATCAATATTCAATTCATCTTCATTTAAGAATGATTTTAAAATATTGAAGAAGTATTCAGGGTTAAGAATATCATTAAGATCTAATTCTTCTGTTTGTATTTCTTCTTTTTTCATAACTTTACTTATCATATTATTTTTTATTCAAGTTTTGTATTTTTATAGAATATTTTTTTTCGTCATTCATGCCAACCAATGAAACATCAAGAAATCTTAAGTTGTAATTGTTAAAGTACATTATAAAGCCTCGTTTGAGGAGTGTTCATTTTTTTACTAGAAAAAATGATCATCTGTACTATTTATAAATTTCAACTAGAATTATTAATGTGTAGGTGATCTAGCGTAAAAGCATATGCTTTTGGGACTTGGTATAAAGTCTTGTTTGAATTTTTAGTTTTCACGCCAAATGAAAATTACCCTGCCAAATGCGGTCGCTTTGTCCGGCTAATTTTATTTGGCTTTTATAAAAGTAGTGATCCTACACTTTTAATTATAATGATAAGCAATATTAGATATGGAAATCCTTATTCGTGTTCGTTAGTGGAAGAGTTAAATAAGCTAAAGAAATATTTGGAAAACAATCCTACACTTAGAATAGAAAAAAATGCTCCAAGAATGGTAATGATTTGCGGTGCAAATCTGTTTACTGAAGATGGAGAGTTCGTAGGACTCTCAAAGAGAAGAGAAGCATTAAAAAGTTTTATTCTTAATAAGTATAAGAATATTGTTCCTATTTTTGCCGAAGAAGTATTTGATGTTCTAGATAATCAAAACCTCTTAAATATTGAGCAGTATATGCTTGAATTTTGTGACTATATTGTAATTGTTCTTGAGAGCTATAGTAGCTTATGTGAGCTTGGTGCGTTTTCACATAATGAAAAACTTAGGAAGAAGTTAATAATCATCAATGATTCAAGGTTTAAAAATGCTAATTCATATATTAATGAGGGCCCTCTTAGAGCTGTACGAGAAGAGAATGATGGAAAATCGAGACTACTCTGGTATAAAATGATAAACCCTTCTGATCAATTAGATTCAATTAGTGATATTTATAAAGAGTTTGATAGTTTACTTTCTAAAATTGAGAGAAAGAAGTCATCAGATATTAAACAATTTGATTTAGATTTATTTACTGATATTAGACCTGATAAAGCTAATCGCACTTATCTATTCTTGGTTCACGATATGATCCTCCTCTTAGAGCCAATTACACATAAGGAGTTAATAGATCTTTTTAAATTTTGCTTTGGAGAGAGATCTTTTGATTTCCTAAAGTTTTATCTTGGAATGTTAAATGCTATGGGGACTATAAAGTATGTAGAGAAAGAAGGTAAAAAATATTATAGGGCATTAGATAGTCATGAGTATATAAAGCATAGTTACGACTACAAAAGAAGTCGCACCATTTTTAGAGTCTTTTCTCATAGATATAGGTTGAACGATGATTTATAGAGAAATTTCAAAATTTTACAATATTCCTCAAGAAGAAGTTCAAGATTTTATATCTTCCAATAAAACGAAGTATTTCAGGTTTGAAATACCTAAGCGAAATGGAAAGTTTCGTACGATAACCCATCCTAGACACGAATTAAAAATAGTACAATATTGGCTTGTGGAGAAAGTGTTTTCTCGTATGAACTATGTGTCATGTTCTTCTTATGCTTATATCAAAGAGAGAGATATATTAAAGAATGCTAGAAAACATCAAAGGAATAGTCATTTTTTGAGTGTAGATTTTAGTAATTTCTTTGAATCAATTACATTTAAATTGTTAGAGCCTTTTTTAGAAAAGTTTTATCATTCAACCGAAGTAGAGTACTCGCTAGAAGAGTTAAAAAATGTTGTTAAAAGGTCTTGTTTCGATTCATATGGTCGTTTACCGGTTGGATTTGTTACTTCTTCAATCATTTCAAATATCGTTATGTTTGATTTTGATTTAAGAATAAACGTCCTACTTATGTCGAGGAAAATGCTCGGAAGGGTAGTATATACTCGTTATGCAGACGATGTAACGATATCTACTAATAAGGAAGGTGCTATAAGAGAAATATACGAGTTATTTTGCAAAGGACTTATTTCTGAATTTAATAGTGAAATCACTCTTAATGCTAGCAAGACAAAAGTAAGGCATAAAAGATGTGGAAATGTTTTAGTTACTGGACTGAGAATAACTAAAGATAGCCGAATAACGATCCATAAGAACTATAAAGAGCGTGTGAAGAAATTAATTCATGATAACTATAAATCTGAAGACCTCTCTGTTGTTTCTCGGATTATAGGTCATCTTAATTTCATAAAATATGTAGATGCAAACTATTCTCATAAGCTGAATATTAAATATTTTAGCGAGATAAATGAGCTCAAACTTAGGTATCAAGCATTGTTTAGTGCGAAGTCTTATATCTAGATTTTCAATCTATCAGTAAAAATTTTGTTAAATCTCCTACGAAACTCCACCACTTTCTTTGTGGCAGAAATGTGGCAATCCGTAAAATTACCCTCTAATTTCAAATATTGTGGACAATAACTAACAACAAGCCCAAGTTTGTTAAGACGATAAAACTATTATGTTTTATCGTGGTTTATATTGGATTACTTACATTTGGTGTAGTTGGTAGAAATAGCACCTCCGCCGTCCCGCCACCTCCACCAACTGCAACGCTGAACGAACACCAGTTAAGCAGTTGGATGTACATTTGAAATTCTTCGATTTTCCCCAAAGTTCGCCTAGCATTCGCGGTAAAACAGGTGTGACCACTTGGGTGATCGAATTCCTTCACTTAAGAAATCTTAATCGAAAAACATTTATTGCATTTGGAATATGTTCCGATATAGGAAATTACTAATTTATATTTGGAGAATATTCAATGTCTGAAGCTGAAGAGAGGAAGCCTCGTTTAAAGAATTTAAAAATTAAAAACTTTCGTTCAATAGGAAAGACTGAAGTTTCAATTGATTTAGATGATATCGTTGTTCTAATAGGACCCAACAATGTAGGAAAATCATCTATATTGAACGCTTATGAGCTGATTATGAAAGATGGCTCTAAAGAGTGTTCTGTAAAACTGGAAGATTTTCATTTGAAGAAAGAGCCTGAAAGTGAAGAAGAATACTTAGAGATTACACTTGAAACGATTGTATATGACAATTCTCCTGGAGATGATTGGGTAGAAGAGATTGAAGATGAAAATGTTGTAAAAGAAAAGTGGATTGCTACAAAACCTGGGAAACTTGTGCGAGTGGGCTACAATGTGAAAGACAATAAATGGGCAAGTGTTGATCAGAAAAAAGACAAGGTTCCTTGGGGAGCTGCAAACGTAGCAAACTCTAGGAGACCATTACCTCATAAAATTAGTCCTTTTGATACTCCTGAAAAGCAAACAAAGGAAATCACCGATTTAGTTTCAGAAATTCTTGATGAAAAACTCAGAGAAGATAAAGAGGTTGATGGGGAAGTTGTAGAGTCAGAATATTCAAAATTATTAGAATCTATTAAATCAACCAAAGATAAAATTATTAATGAAAATAAAGAGGTTATTGAAGAACTTGAGAAAGAGTTTACAGAGTTAATAGGAAAAGTTTTTCCAAAAAATATAGTGAAATTGACTCAGAACTTAGAAAATATGTCGGAATTGAAATTGGATATTTTTAAAGAGCATTTAAGTGTTTTAATGGGGCCAGAAAATGGTTTCCTTTCGGAAATTGCTCGACAAGGAAGCGGTGCTCGAAGAACTGTTATGTGGACCGCTTTAAAAATTTTAGCTGAGAAGAAAAAGAGTGAATTGAAGAGTGAGAGGCCACACGTTTTGATTATTGATGAACCTGAAATCTGCTTACATCCCTCAGCGATTAGAGAGTCATGTAATGTCTTGTATGAAATACCAGAACAAAAAAATTGGCAAGTAATGTTAACTACTCACTCACCAGTTTTTGTAGATCTATCAAAGGACAACACTTCAATTGTGAAAGTTTACAAAGATGTTGAAAATGAAGTGATAAAATCTACAACCGTCTTTAGAACCAGTGAAGTGAACCTTTCAGCAGATGATAAAACAAACCTCAAGTTGTTAAATATATGTGACTCTTATTTTACTGAATTTTTTTTTAGTCGAAAAATTATAGTTGTAGAGGGAGATACTGAATATACAGCATTTCAATGTATAAAAAATAAAAATACAGACCTATTTAAAGATGTTCATATAATTAGAGCTAGAGGAAAAGCAGTAATTGTTTCAATTTGTAAAATCTTAAATAAATTTAATGCTCCTTATAGTGTTCTGCATGATGCAGATACAGAGTTGACGCAAAATAGTAAGAAAAATCCTATGTGGGCGATTAATGAGAAGATATATAATGAGGCGAAGAAGTCTCCAAAAAGTAAGGTGATTGCATCCTTAAGTGACTTTGAAGAGGCGATGTTTAATGAGTCAGTAACAAAAGATAAACCATTTTTTACTTACTCTAAGTTGGAAAGCTCAGTTGAATTAACAAGTAAGTGTCATTCTTTATTAAGTTACCTTATTGGAGGTGATGAGAAAATCCCAGAAGGGTTTGTTGAGTGGAATGAAATTGAGGAACTGAAGCAAAAATGATTTTTTTGGAACATTTTCAATCCCCTTAGCCTTTTTGTAGTAACCGAATGTAATTTACAAGATAGGATATTACAAAACGTGTGGTATCGCTTTTTATGAGTGAGTTGAAGTTTACATGGTTATATGCGGTATGCAAATGATCACTTAGAAGCTTAAAAAGGGGATTACTAAGGGGAGAGAGGAATGACAAGTTTAAAAGTGAAGCGTGAGATTGTTGAGAGACGAATCAACAGAATCAAAGAGTATGTTTTTGAATCTAATGAACTAGAGCAGGTATATATTGATGACCAAAAAATGATTAGTAGATTATGTGATGACACTAATTCTTTAAAAATTGCTTTATATGATTACTTCGCTAGGATTAGCTGGATTGAAATTGATAACCAATTAAATAAAAGTGAACAACTTTTTCGTAGGAGTATTTTCGGTGATATTCATATTATGGTTGAAGATATTAATTTAGGTGAGGAGTCTTCTTTAAAGGTCTATAAAACTCTGTTTGATGAAGAGCTTGAAGAGGGAATAATTCACTTTTTGCCACTCCTTGGGAAGAATAATAGAAACTTAAAGGCTGGAGTTGCTACCGAAAATCATGGTTTTGGGTATCATTATCATTATTGTAAAGGAAAAAATATTGCTCGTCATGATCGAACGACATTGCAATTTACTAATGATGTAAAAGACATTGGAAAAAATGATTTTACCATGTACTCCGGTCAGCATGGATCAGGGATAAAAGTAGTTGCAGATGAAGTTAATGGTAAAATAAGAACGTCTTTAATTAGTAAAAATAAGGATTTGGTAAAAAAGTATAAAAAAAATTGGTTAAAGGTTTCTAAGGACTTTGAGGAATTTAAATTGTTCTCGTAGTTAGAAATTGAAAAAATGGTGAAATATTTTGTTTAAGATATCTACAAAAGTAACAGGTGACTTTGATTTGGGAATTGATAAGCAATGGGTAGAAATTTCATGCCCTCAGTGTTTATTGGAAGAGTCTGTTCAAATCAAAGATTTATTAAATGAAAAGCTAATAATATGTAGAGGATGTAAAATCTTGATTCGGCCAGTTGATGAATGGGAT
Proteins encoded in this window:
- a CDS encoding retron St85 family RNA-directed DNA polymerase encodes the protein MIYREISKFYNIPQEEVQDFISSNKTKYFRFEIPKRNGKFRTITHPRHELKIVQYWLVEKVFSRMNYVSCSSYAYIKERDILKNARKHQRNSHFLSVDFSNFFESITFKLLEPFLEKFYHSTEVEYSLEELKNVVKRSCFDSYGRLPVGFVTSSIISNIVMFDFDLRINVLLMSRKMLGRVVYTRYADDVTISTNKEGAIREIYELFCKGLISEFNSEITLNASKTKVRHKRCGNVLVTGLRITKDSRITIHKNYKERVKKLIHDNYKSEDLSVVSRIIGHLNFIKYVDANYSHKLNIKYFSEINELKLRYQALFSAKSYI
- a CDS encoding helix-turn-helix domain-containing protein, yielding MDNPNKRLLTIEEAAQLLSLKVSRLRTAVFRKEIPYIKIGRLVRFHEEHLLNWIESLTHDEEPKEQLWL
- a CDS encoding retron St85 family effector protein, translating into MEELNKLKKYLENNPTLRIEKNAPRMVMICGANLFTEDGEFVGLSKRREALKSFILNKYKNIVPIFAEEVFDVLDNQNLLNIEQYMLEFCDYIVIVLESYSSLCELGAFSHNEKLRKKLIIINDSRFKNANSYINEGPLRAVREENDGKSRLLWYKMINPSDQLDSISDIYKEFDSLLSKIERKKSSDIKQFDLDLFTDIRPDKANRTYLFLVHDMILLLEPITHKELIDLFKFCFGERSFDFLKFYLGMLNAMGTIKYVEKEGKKYYRALDSHEYIKHSYDYKRSRTIFRVFSHRYRLNDDL
- a CDS encoding ATP-dependent nuclease — protein: MSEAEERKPRLKNLKIKNFRSIGKTEVSIDLDDIVVLIGPNNVGKSSILNAYELIMKDGSKECSVKLEDFHLKKEPESEEEYLEITLETIVYDNSPGDDWVEEIEDENVVKEKWIATKPGKLVRVGYNVKDNKWASVDQKKDKVPWGAANVANSRRPLPHKISPFDTPEKQTKEITDLVSEILDEKLREDKEVDGEVVESEYSKLLESIKSTKDKIINENKEVIEELEKEFTELIGKVFPKNIVKLTQNLENMSELKLDIFKEHLSVLMGPENGFLSEIARQGSGARRTVMWTALKILAEKKKSELKSERPHVLIIDEPEICLHPSAIRESCNVLYEIPEQKNWQVMLTTHSPVFVDLSKDNTSIVKVYKDVENEVIKSTTVFRTSEVNLSADDKTNLKLLNICDSYFTEFFFSRKIIVVEGDTEYTAFQCIKNKNTDLFKDVHIIRARGKAVIVSICKILNKFNAPYSVLHDADTELTQNSKKNPMWAINEKIYNEAKKSPKSKVIASLSDFEEAMFNESVTKDKPFFTYSKLESSVELTSKCHSLLSYLIGGDEKIPEGFVEWNEIEELKQK
- a CDS encoding P-loop NTPase family protein yields the protein MKNRKFKEVKDIRFMLEIPEEVKQHKEAPNKYSLNTIKISENNKEFKTKYKFLKAHNGLQAGHIHLLLGRTNKGKSTLIHSLMAENSLNGYRVLLFLSEGNKSDIKEAIEPVLDIKARSEKDKQELLERILLIDRNDISDEASYCPRIWVKDLFKVINEQKIDILYIDNFSTSSYGDSAPEVQANLIQILNRTAQRYLIPVFGAIHQAKSVSPDKELSLIDIRSNSAFMNISSFIYAINDFYNLDKSLRILKILKSRKYSEAIDKYFELTYKKVKRQGFYSKNMEITEQTAKRYFVENSRRRLSGRN
- a CDS encoding helix-turn-helix domain-containing protein, which codes for MALKKNFTQIPNEIFQSKTLSLKAIGIYAYLKYKSYCGNGQRLFPSQKGIMKDLKIGSDNTLRKLITELVENDFLTVKKGSIYTGNSQYKLLVPKKCGDNSS